CCGAGGTACAATACCGACTGCGCGTACTTCTCCGGGTGTTTCGTGATATCTTCCCATTGCTGCGGACCAAGTATTTCCCGTTTATCCGATCGTTGGGACGAAAGGCGGATGACGACGGTGTATTCTCCTTCCTCCAGCGTGAAAAATTGATGTTGTCCGCGGTAGCGGTTGTTGCAGTAGGCGTTGAAGCGGTTCACCGGCAGGCCGTCTCCCATTGCCAGCCGGTAAACCTGCGTGCCGGGTACGGGCGGCGGTTGCACCTGCATGGGTTTTCCGTTTACTTCGATGGTGATCTGCCCTGCGTCGGGGCCGCCGATATCGAATATCCCGAAGCCGGTGCCACGGAAACGGAAGCGGAACGAGGCGCCTGGTGTGGCGGTCTTCTCCACAACCGGGAACCACGTGGCGAACTGCGGCAGGGTAACTTGTTCCCACGGCCCGCTAAATTGCGCGATGTCGCGGGGGACGTACATGCTCCCGGTTTCCCAGTTATCCGGGTATATCGATGCGGGGAGTTGTTGCGTGGCGGATGCGCGGGGGATGTTCAGCATTTTTTCCAGGCTCCGGGCGATGGCGGATGCGTATAGATTCCCGCCCGCCTGCAGCGGGTGGATGCCATCGGTCGAGAAGAGTATATGACCCAAAGTGTCATTGGCAGGGCCTTTCCAAAGGAGCTTTCCGGCTTTCTCCAGGAAGGAGGCTTCCATGCCCAGGTGCACCGACGGCACGCCGTAATGCGCGGCCACGGCTTCCAGCCCCTGGACGGATGGCGGCACCTGCCCGGAGGCGTACAGGGCCGTCTGCTGCCCGGTGATCGTATAAATCATGCACACTTCGGCTCCCGCCGCTTTTACCTGCCGCACGATCCCTTCCATCCCGGCGGCGTAGGCGCCGTTTACCGCGAACTCCACAAAAACGAGGTCCGGTTTGTATTGCAATACCTGTTCCTGCACACGGCAGGCGCCGAGGTCGGTGCCGGTG
Above is a genomic segment from Chitinophaga pollutisoli containing:
- a CDS encoding SGNH/GDSL hydrolase family protein, translating into MRHKSTLIAALWLTAAAPSLAQSNNDLIAASQGGASPLYFDVLPATPLVKAGDFPNVKECIPRGGLPVFFAKAKAGTPLRIAFIGGSITQGNAGYRPQVLQYMKHMFPRNTVTAINAGVSGTGTDLGACRVQEQVLQYKPDLVFVEFAVNGAYAAGMEGIVRQVKAAGAEVCMIYTITGQQTALYASGQVPPSVQGLEAVAAHYGVPSVHLGMEASFLEKAGKLLWKGPANDTLGHILFSTDGIHPLQAGGNLYASAIARSLEKMLNIPRASATQQLPASIYPDNWETGSMYVPRDIAQFSGPWEQVTLPQFATWFPVVEKTATPGASFRFRFRGTGFGIFDIGGPDAGQITIEVNGKPMQVQPPPVPGTQVYRLAMGDGLPVNRFNAYCNNRYRGQHQFFTLEEGEYTVVIRLSSQRSDKREILGPQQWEDITKHPEKYAQSVLYLGRILLKGVPLQRGDG